CCGGCATCCTCCAGGAGAAGGCCCCCGGGGTGCGGGAGGCCCTCGAGGGGGCGGGGTTCAGCCCCCTGGAGGAGCGGGCGGAGGGGGAGTGGGTCCTCCTCGCCTACCGGAGGTAGCGTGCGCCCCCACCGCGCCTATAGCCCTGGCCTCACTGGGGTCCTCCCTTTGGCGGAGGGCCGCCACCTGGTGGAGGTTCTGAGGGCCCGGGTGGGGGACCGCTTCACCGTGTTTGACGCCCAAAGGGAGGCCCTGGCCGAGGTGGTGGACCTGGGCCCCCCGGTGCGCTACCGCATCCTGGAGGAACGGAGGCCCGAGCGGGAGGTGGGGGTGGAGGTGGTCCTCTACATGGCCCTCCTCAAGGGGGATAAGCTTGCCGAGGTGGTGCGGATGGCCACGGAACTGGGGGCTACCCGGATCCAGCCCCTCATTACCCGGCATTCCGTCCCCAAGGAGATGGGGGAGGGGAAGCTCAGGCGCCTTAGGGCCATCGCCCTCGAGGCGGCGAAGCAGTCGGGGAGGGTGGTGGTCCCCGAGGTCCTCCCCCCCATTCCCCTGGAGGCGGTGCCCGGGGTGGCCCAGGGCCTGGTGGCCCACGTGGGGGCGAGGGCCCGGGTGCGGGAGGTCCTGGACCCGGGAAGGCCCCTGGCCCTCGCCGTGGGGCCGGAGGGCGGGTTCGCCGAGGAGGAGGTGGCCCTCCTCGAGGGGCGGGGCTTCACCCCTGTGAGCCTGGGGCGGCGGATCCTCCGGGCCGAGACCGCAGCCCTTGCCCTCCTCGCCCTCTGCACCGCCGGGGAGGGGCGATGAGGCCGCCCCGCTCGGAGGGCCTGGGAAGGCGTTGGGGCCTCGCCCTTCTCGCCCTCTTCCTCGGGGCCTGCCGCTTCACCTTTTTGCCCCTGGACCCCGGAACCCCCCCTCCGCCCGAAAGGCCCTTCGTGGTGGCCCGCCTAGCGCCCGAGGGAGGGGAGGCCCGGCTTTCCCTCAGGGTGGAGCGGCTTTCTGGGCCGGGCTACCTCCACCTCCAGTGGTTTCGGGGGGAGCGTCTCCTCCTGGAGAAGGCCCTCTTTTTGGAAGGCCCCGGTCTCTACCAGGTCCGCTTTCCCCTGGGCGAGGGCTACCACCGCCTGGTCGGGCTCTGGGGGGGGAGGCCCCTCTTCCAGCTGGACCTGGGGAGCCCCTCCCTACCGGATCCCGATAAGGTAGAGGACCAGGGGGATCGTTAGGAAGGCCAGGAAGGTGGAGGCCACCACGCTCCTGGCTACGCGGCCCGCGTCGCCGCCAAACTCCCGGGTGAGGAGGAAGGCGTTCACCGCCACGGGGGTGGCGGACTGGAGGACCAGGACCTGGTGCTCAAGCCGGGGGAGGCCCAGAAGGAGCCCCACCCCGTAGGCCACCAGGGGAGCGAGGAGGAGCCTCAGGGCGCTCGCCGTAGCCTCAAAGGCCCCTACCCGGAAGGGGGTCTTCGCCATCTGCATCCCCAGGGTGAGGAGGAGCACGGGGATCGCCGCCTGGCCCACGAGCCTCACCCCCTCCTCCAGGCGGAGGGGGGGGTCCATGCCCGTGGCCTTGAGGAGGAGGCCCAGAAGGAGGGCGTAGAAGAGGGGGAGGCGGAGGGTGAAGAGAACGCCCTCCTTCAGGCCTCCTCCTCGGAGGAAGGCCGGGCCCAGGCCGAACATGGCCACGCTGGAGAGGAGGAAGTAGACCACAGCCCGCCTGAGCCCTTCCTCTCCCAGGGCGAAAAGGGTGAGGGAGAGGCCCATGTTGCCGGAGTTGGGGAAGAGGCTGCAAACGAGAAGCCCCTTGGTGGCCTCCGGGGGCAGCCTAAAAAGCCTTCCCGCCCCCAGGATTCCCAGGTAGAGGAGAAGGTAGGTGAGCGTATAGCCCAAGGCGAGCCCCAGGAGGCCTTCCCGGGTGTAGGTCGCCCGGTACACGCTGTCCAGGATCAGGGCCGGCACCAGCAGGTAGACGGTGAGGCGGGAGAGGGTGCCGAGGTCCATCGCCATCCGCCTGCCCGCCACAAACCCGGCGTAGACCACCAGGGCCACGGGCCCCACGGTGTTGAGGAGGGCCTCCATGTGGGGCATTCTAGGGGTATGCCCACCTATCTGGAGCTTTCCGAGGCCATAAGGCAGGTCCTTCTGGGGGAGGCGGTGGCCCCCAGGCGGCAGGTTCTCCCCATTCCCGGGGGAAGTTTCCTGGTGATGCCCGCCGCCGACTCTGAGTGGGCGGTGTGCAAGCTGGTGACGGTGGAGCCGGGGAGGACGCCCGCCGTCCGCGCCGAGGTCTGGGCCAGGAGGCTCGCCACCGGGGAGGTCTTCCGCCTGCCCGGGGAGGAGATCACGAGGAGGCGCACCGCCGCCCTTTCCCTCCTCGCCGCCCACCTCCTCGCCCCGAGGCGGGAGGGGGCCCTCCTCCTGGTGGGGCCCGGGGCCCAGGGGGAGGCCCACCTCGAGGCCTTCGCCGAGGCCTTTCCCCTGACCCGGGTCCTGGTGCGGGGAAGGGGAAAGGAGCGGGTGGAGGCCCTCTTGGAAAGGGCCCAGGGGATGGGCCTGGCGGCCGAGGCGTGGGCGGGGGAGGAGGTACCCGGGGACGTGGCCTTCGTGGTCACCGCCACCCCGAGCCCTACCCCCGTCCTCCCCGGGCGCCTGCCCGAGGGGGTCTTCCTGGCGGCGGTGGGTTCCTTCCGCCCGGACATGCGGGAGGTGCCCGAGAGCCTGGTGCGGGAGGCCGCCCTTTACTGCGACACCGAGGACGCCCTCCTCGAGGCCGGGGAGCTCCAGGGGGTGGGGAGGCCCGTGGTGACCCTGCGGGAGGCCCTTTTGGGCCGGAGGAGCGAGGGGCGGTTCGTCCTCTTCAAGAGCGTGGGCCACGCCCTCTTTGACCTGGCGGCGGTACGGGCCTACCTGGGGTCTTCCCCAGATTAGCCCTTCACCGATCCCGCCAGGAGGCCCCTGAGGAAGTACCGCCCCAGCAGGATGTACACCAAAAGGGTGGGCAGGGCCGCCAGGATGGCCCCGGCCATGGGCAGGTTCCACTTCACGGCCTCCCCCCCGGCGAGCTGGGCCAAGGCCACGGTGATGGGCTGGCTTTCGGGCCGGGTGAGGGTCACGGCGAAGAGAAACTCGTTCCAGATCTGCGTGAACTGCCAGATGGCCACCACCACGAAGGCGGGGGCGGAAAGGGGCAGGATCACGCGGCGGAAGACGCCGAAAAACCCCGCCCCATCAATCCGAGCGGCCTCCACCAGCTCGTCCGGGATCTCGCTGTAGTAATTTTTGAAGATTAGGGTGACGATGGGGATGCCATAGACCACGTGGACCAGGACGAGGCCGGAAAGGGTTCCGTAGAGCCCGATGGCCTTGACGAAGTGGAACAGGGGGATGAGGACGCTCTGGTAGGGAATGAACATCCCAAAGAGCATGAGAGCGAAGAGGAGGCCCGACCCCCTGAAGGGCCACTTGGCGAGGACGTACCCGTTCAGTGCCCCCACCAAAGCGGAGAGGCAGGTAGCAGACAGGGCGAGGACCAGGCTGTTTTGGAACTTGGGCCGGAAGGCTTCCCAGGCGATACGAAAGCTCTCCCAGTAAGGGGGGGACGGCCAGCGCCACACCGTGTCCAGGGTGATCTGGGCGGGTTCCTTGAGGGCGGTGAGGACCACGAGGTAGACGGGCAGGAGGAAGAAGAGGGTGGCCAGGAGGAGGAAGCCGTACAGGAGGACCCGCCCCATCAGCGCCGCACCTCCCGCCGGAGCTGGCTTGCCAGGTAGGGGATCACCACTACCGCCACCAGGAGGAGGAGGAGGATGCCGATGGCGGCGCCCTTGGCGAACTGGTTCCCCCGGAAGGCCAGGAGGTACATGTAGATGGCAGGCACGTCCGTGGGGGCGTAGTCCAGGCCGGCCATAGCGAAGACGAGGTCAAAGATCTTGAGGGCGATATGCCCCAGGACGATCATGGCCGAGAGGGTGATGGGGGCGAGGAGGGGGAAGACCACGTGGCGGTAGGTCTGCCACTCGCTGGCCCCATCCACCTTGGCCGCTTCCAGCACCTCTACGGGAATCCCCCTTAGGCCCGCCAGGTAGAGGGCCATGGTGTACCCGGACATCTGCCACACGGCGGCCAGGATCACCCCCACCAGCGCCAGGCTGAGGCCGTGGGGCTCGGGGTAGGGGAGGAGGTGGACCCGCTGCCCCAGGGTGAGGGCCCAGAGGAGGAGGACCCCTCCGGAGGCCGCGCTCCAAAGGAGGCGCCTTCGCTCCCCCTCCCGGTAGGCCCGCCAGGCCACGTGGAGGAGGACCAGGCCCACCACCAGCGCGGTGTAGAGGGGGAGCCGGTTCCAGTCAAAGACCAGGGCCTGCTCCCGGGTGGTGAGCCAGGGGAAGCTGAGGGGGGGCAGGCCGAAGAGGGTGGGCAGGACGTTCACCCCCCCCTGGGGCTGGAGGAGCCAACGCCAGATGGTTCCTGTGACCACGAAGGATAGGGCCATGGGGAAGAGGAAGACCGTGCGGAAGAAGCCCTCTCCCTTGGGGCCTCGGTCTAGGGCCAGGGCGAGGAGGAGGCCGAGGCCCAGGCTTCCCGCCATGAAGAACAGGGTGAAGAAGAGGAGGTTGATGGCGCTTTGGCGGAAGCGCACGTCCACGAACCCCGTGAAGAGCTCCCGGTAGTTCTCCAGGCCCAGGAAGCGGAGCTTGGGGTGGAGGGCCAGGGCCTGGGCGGGGTCTTTCCCCCAG
The sequence above is drawn from the Thermus islandicus DSM 21543 genome and encodes:
- a CDS encoding ornithine cyclodeaminase — its product is MPTYLELSEAIRQVLLGEAVAPRRQVLPIPGGSFLVMPAADSEWAVCKLVTVEPGRTPAVRAEVWARRLATGEVFRLPGEEITRRRTAALSLLAAHLLAPRREGALLLVGPGAQGEAHLEAFAEAFPLTRVLVRGRGKERVEALLERAQGMGLAAEAWAGEEVPGDVAFVVTATPSPTPVLPGRLPEGVFLAAVGSFRPDMREVPESLVREAALYCDTEDALLEAGELQGVGRPVVTLREALLGRRSEGRFVLFKSVGHALFDLAAVRAYLGSSPD
- a CDS encoding 16S rRNA (uracil(1498)-N(3))-methyltransferase codes for the protein MRPHRAYSPGLTGVLPLAEGRHLVEVLRARVGDRFTVFDAQREALAEVVDLGPPVRYRILEERRPEREVGVEVVLYMALLKGDKLAEVVRMATELGATRIQPLITRHSVPKEMGEGKLRRLRAIALEAAKQSGRVVVPEVLPPIPLEAVPGVAQGLVAHVGARARVREVLDPGRPLALAVGPEGGFAEEEVALLEGRGFTPVSLGRRILRAETAALALLALCTAGEGR
- a CDS encoding carbohydrate ABC transporter permease — encoded protein: MRDRITAFLVLLPSLLAVGIFVYGFIGQNLWVSLTDWGKDPAQALALHPKLRFLGLENYRELFTGFVDVRFRQSAINLLFFTLFFMAGSLGLGLLLALALDRGPKGEGFFRTVFLFPMALSFVVTGTIWRWLLQPQGGVNVLPTLFGLPPLSFPWLTTREQALVFDWNRLPLYTALVVGLVLLHVAWRAYREGERRRLLWSAASGGVLLLWALTLGQRVHLLPYPEPHGLSLALVGVILAAVWQMSGYTMALYLAGLRGIPVEVLEAAKVDGASEWQTYRHVVFPLLAPITLSAMIVLGHIALKIFDLVFAMAGLDYAPTDVPAIYMYLLAFRGNQFAKGAAIGILLLLLVAVVVIPYLASQLRREVRR
- a CDS encoding carbohydrate ABC transporter permease produces the protein MGRVLLYGFLLLATLFFLLPVYLVVLTALKEPAQITLDTVWRWPSPPYWESFRIAWEAFRPKFQNSLVLALSATCLSALVGALNGYVLAKWPFRGSGLLFALMLFGMFIPYQSVLIPLFHFVKAIGLYGTLSGLVLVHVVYGIPIVTLIFKNYYSEIPDELVEAARIDGAGFFGVFRRVILPLSAPAFVVVAIWQFTQIWNEFLFAVTLTRPESQPITVALAQLAGGEAVKWNLPMAGAILAALPTLLVYILLGRYFLRGLLAGSVKG
- a CDS encoding AEC family transporter; this translates as MPHMEALLNTVGPVALVVYAGFVAGRRMAMDLGTLSRLTVYLLVPALILDSVYRATYTREGLLGLALGYTLTYLLLYLGILGAGRLFRLPPEATKGLLVCSLFPNSGNMGLSLTLFALGEEGLRRAVVYFLLSSVAMFGLGPAFLRGGGLKEGVLFTLRLPLFYALLLGLLLKATGMDPPLRLEEGVRLVGQAAIPVLLLTLGMQMAKTPFRVGAFEATASALRLLLAPLVAYGVGLLLGLPRLEHQVLVLQSATPVAVNAFLLTREFGGDAGRVARSVVASTFLAFLTIPLVLYLIGIR